A genomic stretch from Mastacembelus armatus chromosome 7, fMasArm1.2, whole genome shotgun sequence includes:
- the LOC113145987 gene encoding PHD and RING finger domain-containing protein 1-like, whose amino-acid sequence MCIDCDSGYHRDCLTPSLNSGHEGDWICPDCVVTPHHRVGSMEEISDGELTDLLAEVDETASTSSRLRPSTLNRSSSSAERRRSARVQSRTSSNPNIRPHTSWHVPKHLLRASKPAVCTSFKSSQ is encoded by the exons ATGTGCATAGACTGTGATTCAGG ATATCATAGGGACTGCTTGACACCATCATTAAACTCAGGCCATGAAGGTGACTGGATTTGTCCTGATTGTGTGGTCACTCCTCATCATAGAG TTGGCTCCATGGAGGAGATCAGTGATGGAGAACTGACAGACCTCCTAGCCGAAGTTGATGAAACTGCATCTACAAGCAGTCGCCTTCGACCCTCTACCTTAAATCGTTCCAGCAGCTCTGCTGAACGACGACGCAGTGCAAGGGTCCAGAGCAGAACCAGCAGCAATCCTAATATTCGCCCACACACCTCCTGG catgtACCTAAGCACCTGTTACGGGCCTCAAAGCCTGCAGTCTGTACAAGTTTCAAATCATCACAGTGA